One part of the Eulemur rufifrons isolate Redbay chromosome 16, OSU_ERuf_1, whole genome shotgun sequence genome encodes these proteins:
- the ZNF641 gene encoding zinc finger protein 641 isoform X2 translates to MLSEQTAALGTGWESMNVQLDGAEPQVERGGQEEGPWRTAPGPLEHLCCDLEEEPQSLQEKGESPSAQSAPWVPTIPQEGSTGDWEMAAALLAAGSQGLVTIKDVSLCFSQEEWRSLDPSQTDFYGEYVMQENCGIVVSLRFPIPKLDMLSQLEGGEEQWVPDSQDLEERDILRVTYTGDGSEHEGDTPELEAEPPRMLSSVSEDTVLWNPEQDETWDSMPRGSRGMLLGPPFLQEDSFSNLLCSTEMDSLLRPHTCPQCGKQFVWGSHLARHQQTHTGERPYSCLKCEKSFGRRHHLIRHQKTHLHDKPSRCSECGKNFRCNSHLASHQRVHAEGKSCKSQEVGEIPGARKRQRAPPVPKCHVCTECGKSFGRRHHLVRHWLTHTGEKPFQCPRCEKSFGRKHHLDRHLLTHQGQSPRSSWDRGTSVF, encoded by the exons ATGCTTTCAGAACAGACAGCAGCCTTGGGGACAGGATGGGAGTCAATGAATGTACAGCTGGATGGAGCAGAGCCCCAGGTGGAAAGGGGAGGCCAGGAAGAGGGGCCATGGAGAACAGCGCCAGGGCCACTGGAACACCTTTGCTGTGACCTTGAAGAGGAGCCACAGTCCCTTCAGGAAAAGGGTGAGAGCCCATCGG ctCAGTCTGCTCCCTGGGTTCCTACAATTCCCCAGGAGGGGAGCACTGGAGATTGGGAAATGGCAGCTGCACTTCTTGCGGCCGGATCACAG GGCCTGGTAACCATCAAGGATGTGTCACTGTGCTTCTCTCAGGAGGAGTGGCGGAGCCTGGACCCCTCTCAGACAGACTTTTATGGAGAATATGTCATGCAGGAAAACTGTGGGATAGTAGTCTCTCTGA GATTTCCAATTCCCAAACTGGACATGCTTTCTCAACTAGAAGGAGGAGAAGAACAATGGGTCCCTGACTCCCAGGACTTAGAGGAGAGGGACATTCTGAGGGTCACATACACAG GAGACGGAAGTGAACATGAGGGGGATACCCCTGAACTAgaagcagaacctcccagaatgTTATCCAGTGTTTCTGAAGATACTGTTCTTTGGAACCCAGAGCAGGATGAGACCTGGGATTCCATGCCCAGGGGTTCTAGAGGAATGCTCCTGGGTCCCCCTTTTCTTCAGGAAGATAGCTTCTCAAACCTTCTATGTAGCACAGAGATGGATTCCCTGTTAAGACCCCACACATGCCCCCAGTGTGGGAAACAGTTTGTGTGGGGCTCCCACCTTGCCAGGCATCAGCAaacacacactggggagaggCCCTACAGCTGCCTCAAGTGTGAGAAGAGCTTTGGGCGAAGACATCACCTCATCAGGCACCAGAAAACCCACCTACATGACAAGCCTAGCAGGTGCTCTGAGTGTGGCAAGAATTTCCGATGCAACTCCCATCTGGCCAGCCACCAGAGAGTGCATGCAGAAGGTAAATCCTGCAAGTCCCAAGAGGTTGGAGAGATCCCTGGGGCAAGGAAACGGCAGCGTGCCCCACCAGTGCCAAAGTGTCATGTGTGCACTGAATGTGGGAAGAGCTTTGGCAGAAGGCATCACCTTGTGAGACACTGGCTGACCCATACTGGGGAGAAGCCCTTCCAGTGCCCTCGCTGTGAGAAGAGCTTTGGCCGCAAACATCACCTGGACAGGCATCTGCTGACCCACCAGGGGCAAAGTCCCCGGAGCAGCTGGGACAGAGGGACGTCTGTCTTTTGA
- the ZNF641 gene encoding zinc finger protein 641 isoform X1 → MQAKDRSRFGFAAKMLSEQTAALGTGWESMNVQLDGAEPQVERGGQEEGPWRTAPGPLEHLCCDLEEEPQSLQEKAQSAPWVPTIPQEGSTGDWEMAAALLAAGSQGLVTIKDVSLCFSQEEWRSLDPSQTDFYGEYVMQENCGIVVSLRFPIPKLDMLSQLEGGEEQWVPDSQDLEERDILRVTYTGDGSEHEGDTPELEAEPPRMLSSVSEDTVLWNPEQDETWDSMPRGSRGMLLGPPFLQEDSFSNLLCSTEMDSLLRPHTCPQCGKQFVWGSHLARHQQTHTGERPYSCLKCEKSFGRRHHLIRHQKTHLHDKPSRCSECGKNFRCNSHLASHQRVHAEGKSCKSQEVGEIPGARKRQRAPPVPKCHVCTECGKSFGRRHHLVRHWLTHTGEKPFQCPRCEKSFGRKHHLDRHLLTHQGQSPRSSWDRGTSVF, encoded by the exons ATGCAGGCTAAGGACAG GTCACGATTTGGGTTTGCAGCAAAAATGCTTTCAGAACAGACAGCAGCCTTGGGGACAGGATGGGAGTCAATGAATGTACAGCTGGATGGAGCAGAGCCCCAGGTGGAAAGGGGAGGCCAGGAAGAGGGGCCATGGAGAACAGCGCCAGGGCCACTGGAACACCTTTGCTGTGACCTTGAAGAGGAGCCACAGTCCCTTCAGGAAAAGG ctCAGTCTGCTCCCTGGGTTCCTACAATTCCCCAGGAGGGGAGCACTGGAGATTGGGAAATGGCAGCTGCACTTCTTGCGGCCGGATCACAG GGCCTGGTAACCATCAAGGATGTGTCACTGTGCTTCTCTCAGGAGGAGTGGCGGAGCCTGGACCCCTCTCAGACAGACTTTTATGGAGAATATGTCATGCAGGAAAACTGTGGGATAGTAGTCTCTCTGA GATTTCCAATTCCCAAACTGGACATGCTTTCTCAACTAGAAGGAGGAGAAGAACAATGGGTCCCTGACTCCCAGGACTTAGAGGAGAGGGACATTCTGAGGGTCACATACACAG GAGACGGAAGTGAACATGAGGGGGATACCCCTGAACTAgaagcagaacctcccagaatgTTATCCAGTGTTTCTGAAGATACTGTTCTTTGGAACCCAGAGCAGGATGAGACCTGGGATTCCATGCCCAGGGGTTCTAGAGGAATGCTCCTGGGTCCCCCTTTTCTTCAGGAAGATAGCTTCTCAAACCTTCTATGTAGCACAGAGATGGATTCCCTGTTAAGACCCCACACATGCCCCCAGTGTGGGAAACAGTTTGTGTGGGGCTCCCACCTTGCCAGGCATCAGCAaacacacactggggagaggCCCTACAGCTGCCTCAAGTGTGAGAAGAGCTTTGGGCGAAGACATCACCTCATCAGGCACCAGAAAACCCACCTACATGACAAGCCTAGCAGGTGCTCTGAGTGTGGCAAGAATTTCCGATGCAACTCCCATCTGGCCAGCCACCAGAGAGTGCATGCAGAAGGTAAATCCTGCAAGTCCCAAGAGGTTGGAGAGATCCCTGGGGCAAGGAAACGGCAGCGTGCCCCACCAGTGCCAAAGTGTCATGTGTGCACTGAATGTGGGAAGAGCTTTGGCAGAAGGCATCACCTTGTGAGACACTGGCTGACCCATACTGGGGAGAAGCCCTTCCAGTGCCCTCGCTGTGAGAAGAGCTTTGGCCGCAAACATCACCTGGACAGGCATCTGCTGACCCACCAGGGGCAAAGTCCCCGGAGCAGCTGGGACAGAGGGACGTCTGTCTTTTGA